DNA sequence from the Euwallacea fornicatus isolate EFF26 chromosome 2, ASM4011564v1, whole genome shotgun sequence genome:
GGGTTATACACTGTGTGTCGTTTGTTGGACCATCGAGTTAACTTGCTGTAAGAACAAAAacaacgaaagaaaaaaataattatattgttGTTTGCGCGGTTTAAGATATCTATTGTtgtaaaaatactaaattagttaaatatatttttttgttttttgtctgCTCTAAACTGGCCACACCTTACTTATAAAAGGTGGATATGCAGCCAATCAGCAACTTAATATAATTCAATGGAGCGGAGTTTGATGTAAGACACCTACCTATGTAAGGTAatggtatttattatttattcatcatagtaatttatcataaatcgaaaaaatctacttaaataaatacattatcGATTATATCAATACACAAAATGTTTAATCATATCGACAACTTGATAAAcgatatttattaaaagtaaagGGTGATCATTAGAAAAACCTCAAGTTGGTGGTGAAATATCAGAGGCACGTCTTGGATAAATTTATCTGTTAGTTTTCAGTGGGATACTTGAGGGTAAATATTAAAGGTCATAATCAACACCATATGTTTACGGCGCAATGCTTACagcgagattttttttttaatgatcacccatTTTATATATGTGACAACAAGCgctttttgaatgaaaaaaaaattactaaaaaaaacaatcactATCTCTCATTGAATCCCACGTACACCAGCAACCAATCTCATTCTTTCTCTTGCAAGTCGCTCCCCCCAAACTCTTCTCCTTGCCCGTCCCTAAAATCAATGGGGGCCACAATAGGAATGGCTGCCTTCGGCCTTTTTTGAAACGCAGTAGCTCTTTGCGCCATTTGCTGGTCGGCTGAGTAATAGGTAATCCCTCCTTGGGGCTGGTACAACTCTGCCGGCTGCGTCTGTGTATACAGTTAATTTCTgtccttttttttctaaaaatttcttacCACAGGATTGAATTGTCCTTGAAATCCAAAAGGAGGCTGTGCTTGTGTAACGTAGCTGACAATTTGCGGTTGGGAGGGCGGAGCTGCAATGAAAGGCGGTGGAGCAGCTTGCATATATGCAGGTGGAGGCGGCGGGGCAGCGAAAGCTGTAGGCGGCGCAAAGGGGGTTTGAAGTAAGGCGGCAGGAGCCGCACTTACTGGTACTTGCGGAGCTACTAGAGTCGGTGGCGGTAAAATTGGTTGTTGAGTCGCTGGAGGCGGCGCCGTTGAGTTGTAATCTGCATGTTTAACgctcaaatattaaaaagaaaaataaagagaTTTTTACCGCTAGGATAGAAACTAAAACCTGCCGACGCAGGAGGTGTTGCAGTCTCAGGAAGGGAGCGCTGGCGCATTGAGCTGTATCTCTTTGAGCCTTTAGCTTCGCCCGCTTGTAAGCGGGGCGGAACACTTCCCTGTCGATTCTGATTGGCTGTCGTTGGACCGCTTTTGTTCCCGCCTTTATACACGCCAtcctaaataaaacaattttaaaacagtACAAATAACAACAAAAGAATAATcctaaactaacctgaatatccagctgattaatttcttTCTCCAACTCTGCGATTTGATTGGCGCCACTGCTTTTATTGATGAAATTCTGTGACTGTATGTAACCACCTTTAGGAGGTGGTACCTTCTGCGTGTCGCTGCGTTTTGCCCTTTCTTGCCGTGTCTTTGCAGTGAATCCCCGATAGTCCGAATCTTTAATCTCTCGTTTCGGTTTAACGATCCGCCCGGTTCCTACCCGGTTCGGAGCCTGGCTCAATCGCCCGTGCTCAGATGGGCTGTTCTCCAGCGGCTGTCTTTTACTAGTCTGTTTAAACTGTTCCGATTGGTGAGTTTCCACCAGCTGTTGCTGTTGGTCATGTTTCAAGTCGCGGCTATAAACACAAAGcgaatttataattaatgttattttctaAAGGTAATAGTTACCGTTCCAACGACTTGCGCGATTGAAGATCGTTTTCCTTTAAGTCTTGTTCCTCTCGGTTTGATTCCGGGGAGGCGGAGCGGTTATTCCGTCcttaaaatatattgtaaaaaaaaagttaaggcTAAGTCTATAGGACTTACTACCACCCAATGGGGGGAACTCTTCGCTGTTTTCCTCGTTTTCATTACTGTCTCCACTAAGTTTTTGCCGGGGCTTTCTATTCCCCCTAGTAGGCCGCGATTGGGGAGGTTTTGAGTAGGCGTCTTCATCTTCCCAGTTCCGTGTGTATTTATTTGGACCTCGGCTAgacaatttttgaagattttatcagtttttggaaaagtataaattaaaaaaaaataagttgagTTTTTACACTGTTATTTTCTACTAATACCTCTAAAAAGCATACAATTGgacttttaataattaatatgtattaaataaattaaaaaaataaataaatatacagttGTTGTTCCATACTTCGAACTGCAAATAATTACTATTACTTCTTACCTGCCTCGTCTAAGCAAGAAAATTGatacaattattataaattagtgactaattaaaaaaattcttgaactCACCCATAACGCCTGCGCCTTCGGGCTCTGGGGGGACCCTCCTCATTACGAATATCATATCCATAAATTGCTATAAGTTCAGAACGGGATTTGGGCATTTGTTCTTGGTCATTAAACCTAAAAAATCCCCTTTTCAAGCAAGAAAAACAGCACCTCAAAACCTCAATTTACCTATCATGAGACCACTTCTCTTTTTTATCCTGCCACACCTTCTTTTTGGTATCCTTGTCCCCTTTTTCACTTTCAGGATCCTCCTCATTTTGACCCCTATAGacaagaaaattattgatgCTTAACTAACATTGGAGATACATACGCGTCCTCAGCAGTGCGATCATCATGCTCATAAAAAGTCCCCCGCTTGGGGATATACTGTGGATTTTTCTTGTCCTCATCATCGTCCACTTTTTTCTGAGGTGCACTTTCTTGTCCATCACCCTCCTCCCGCTCCAGGCGAACACTTTCCTCACTGCCAGAATGAGAGTCAAGTCCTGAGGCCTTCGAGCGTACTTTGACCACCACCTCGTCGTCTTCATCACTGTAACTATCCACACTATCATATTCAGAGTTGTCTGAAGACGTCTTGGGGTCCTTAAGCCCTGGAGCAACCCCCTTGAAGTTCTCCTGCAAGATCATGGTACACTATAAGCTGCGTATGCAGGGCAGTCAAGGTGAAACTGCCGAATTGCGGTGAAGGTGCTCCACTTCGTGAACTTGCGACCCAGATTGCTGCAGTGGCTGCTCTCACTTTTTCAAGCCCGTTAGTCGCTTACCTGACTTTTTTCCGTTAGGACGTTGCTGTCTAGTACATCGTCCATGATGGGGCTGCGTTAAGTCCCGAGATTTGGGGCTCCTTGGAGGTTTTTTCTTgagaaataatgcaaaaagtGACTGCTTTGTTTTGTTCCTTGGGATTATGGAATTTTCACTGATTCAATTACGATCCGTGACGGA
Encoded proteins:
- the LOC136347315 gene encoding protein CASC3-like; the encoded protein is MDDVLDSNVLTEKSQENFKGVAPGLKDPKTSSDNSEYDSVDSYSDEDDEVVVKVRSKASGLDSHSGSEESVRLEREEGDGQESAPQKKVDDDEDKKNPQYIPKRGTFYEHDDRTAEDAGQNEEDPESEKGDKDTKKKVWQDKKEKWSHDRFNDQEQMPKSRSELIAIYGYDIRNEEGPPRARRRRRYGRGPNKYTRNWEDEDAYSKPPQSRPTRGNRKPRQKLSGDSNENEENSEEFPPLGGRRNNRSASPESNREEQDLKENDLQSRKSLERRDLKHDQQQQLVETHQSEQFKQTSKRQPLENSPSEHGRLSQAPNRVGTGRIVKPKREIKDSDYRGFTAKTRQERAKRSDTQKVPPPKGGYIQSQNFINKSSGANQIAELEKEINQLDIQDGVYKGGNKSGPTTANQNRQGSVPPRLQAGEAKGSKRYSSMRQRSLPETATPPASAGFSFYPSDYNSTAPPPATQQPILPPPTLVAPQVPVSAAPAALLQTPFAPPTAFAAPPPPPAYMQAAPPPFIAAPPSQPQIVSYVTQAQPPFGFQGQFNPVTQPAELYQPQGGITYYSADQQMAQRATAFQKRPKAAIPIVAPIDFRDGQGEEFGGSDLQEKE